The genome window gatacaagccagaaaGTTTGACATTACCATATGCTTCCCtgtgataaaatataaatatttgatagCTCAGTCTTTGTCCCTAGCTCCTGACACAGCTCCAGAAACTGAGCTTCCTATTTCAGGAGTGATAGAAGTGTCTTTATTATGCTGATGAGTTGACTATTGGCTGGGAGCTTCTAGGTAGCATCAGGAAGGGGGCAGGTCTACAGAAAGACCAAGGCATGATAAAGGTTTGGAACTTTCAGCCACACTCCCTAGACCTCCACGTAAAGGAAAGAGGTTGGAGATTGAGCTAATCACCTATCGACAATGATTTAACCAATCGTGGCTTTGTGTTGGAATCTTTATAGAAACTCCCCCAAACAACAGGATTACAACAGGATTTGGAGAACTTCTAGGTGGGTGAACACATGAAGTTGCTTGGAGAGTGATGCATCCCAAAAGGGTATGTAAGCTCCTTACTCCTTCCTCTACCCCATGCCCTATGCATCCCTTCCATTTGTTCCTGAAATGTATCTTTTATAGTAAATTGGTAATAGTCTAATCAAGTAGGACCTCGTGGGGACTTCCTGCAGCAGACCCCTCCCCTCTGTCATGTCCTtcacctgcctcttgtctgtagaaaaacttttGCTTCCCCAGTTCCAACGagtaaatttaatcagagaagtgagaaaatacagAACCCGAAAcaatcaagcaagaaaaaaaaataggtttgctattaaacaaagtcaaagacctttagttcctcctcaagggctgtaGATAATATGCTGAGCCATaccctttgagctgttttgcagatactgaaacccccGCCAGGTGAAATAAGTGAACTGTGTGCTCTCCACAAGCAGGTAGACCCCAGACCAGTTGGAATCAGAAGGCTGATGATGCTGACTCCTGATTATCTcaacaccaaccaatcagaagactgTCCAGAAGCTGATCATGCACTCCACAATCCCCTTCCCTCACCCTGTCTTCAAAACCTTTCACTAAAAGCCTTCAGGGAGCTCAGGTCTTTTGAACACTAACTTCTGGGACttcttgcttggtgccctgcaattAATGCTTCACTTTTCTTCACCACAACCTGCTGTCAGTTGACTAGCTTTACTGGGCATAGACAAGCAGATTTGGTAACAATAACAATTAAAGCACTTCCCTGAAGTCTATGAGTCATTTTAGCAAAGCATAGAACTtgaaggggctggaggaggggaggctgggtTGTAGAAGCTTCCAAACGGTAGCCAGTTAGGACAGAAATGTAGCTACCACAGGCACCCAATACCTGtgactggtgtctgaagtgggggcagtcttgtgggccTGAGCCCTTTACTTGTGCAATCTGACACCACCTCCAGATAATTAGGGTcagagttgaattgtaggacaccgaGTTGGTGcccagagagttggagaactgatCCTTGGTGTAGAAAGAAACCATATATTTGGTGTCATATGTATTCAGCAACACTGTCTGTTCCACCTCTGTAATCAGCCTCAAATCTGACCACTCATCTCAGTCCTGGATGCCCTCACCTACCTCTCCCAACCTCTCCCCACGACTTCCTGGGTCTCCCCACACCCatccctgccctcagctgcctgctcctctcacagcagtcagaaagaGCTCCCTACAAACAAGAATCTGACCATGCTGCCTGTGCTTGAAACCAGCTCTTTGGtttaaccactttggaaaacgttTTGGCAGTATCTATTCAAGATGTACATAGATTTCTCTTATGACTCAGCAATTATACTTCTAGGTCCAGAGCCAGCCCAACACCACATAGGTATTGTCCCCAAAGGGCGTGTACTAGTTGTTCACAGGAATGCCATTCAGACCAAGTGGACCCTCAGCTTCCACCACCCTCTCCTCCTGTTCAGAGCTGGGACATAAATCAGAATTAGCCTATGTGAGTGTTTGAAAGAGCTCCTGGCTCTGGCTTTCATCTCACCAGCTTCATGAAGCCTTGTTGGAAGACTGGGCTGCATCTCTCCAAGCTCTTCCTGGACACTGGACCTGTTTTCAGCCATAGCAGCAGCTCGTTCTGGAGTCTGAGCTGCTCAAACCTCACAGCAGTATTCTGGGAGACTCTTCTCAACCTTTGGAAGGAAACACAGACTACCTTGTCCTGCTTCCATAAGCCTCACACATTACCCTTCCTAGATTCAGCACGGGGCCCAGGATACAAGATATCCAGATGGCAGAGCATCACCTGATTTCATTGGtggaagataaataaataaataaataaaataattaccccctcaaaaaactaaataaagaaatacataaataaataattttttaaaaagaaggaaatccttccaTATGAGagaatgtggatgaaccttgaggacattatgttaagtgaaataagctggtCACACAAGGACAAATACACTATTTAGTTTCCCTTCTATGAAGAATCTAACATAGTAaaattcatagaagcagagagtagaagggTGATTGCCATGGGCTGAGAGGAAGGGGAGATGGGTTGTTGCTTGCCTTATCTGGACATTTCAGTGCTATCCCAGAACattatacattgctggtaggaatgcaaaacagTGCAGCCACTACGAAAAATAGGCAGTTCCTCATAAGTGAAAcagaattactatatgacccagaaattccattttgGATATATAcagaaagaattgaaaacagggactcaGACAAACATTTCTACATGAATATTCACAGAAGCATTATCcacaataaccaaaaggtggaaacgacacaaatgtccatcaacagatgaatggataaacaaattaagATGTATAAATACAATGCAATATTCTTCAGCCTTTTAAAGGGATAAATATCTCTTTAGGTGTGCTCAGAGTCATTTGTGTTCATTAGTTTATCCCTGGAGCCAGTCTACCTAGATTTGAATCCTAGATCTACCACTTTAAGCTGGGTGAATAATGGACCAGTGAAATTCTCTATTACCTTCCTCATCAGGCTTTTCTAAGAATTATAGAATATTGCGTGCTCTGCACAGCTCCAGTCACATTACAAATGCTTAATATATTGGAGCTATTACTAGGAATAACATTTAAAAGCTTCTTCATGGGAAATATTGTGTATCTTGCTTTTCTTCCATCAACCAAGATGGACAGATCTAAAGAAAGGCAATACTCTTAGGAAAAAACTACTTCCCACAAGGATGCTAGACTCAAAGGCTCCAGTAGGGAAGATGAGCTAATTGTATTTGCTCTAACAAGGTTCTCTGGGGATCACGCCTGGAAGTCAGAGAGTCTGGTATAAACCTGCTGATGGTGTTCCTGCTGTGTGCTCCCTGAGAAAGCATGATCCTCCTCCGCAGCTGAGAGACACATTTGAGGCAACAGCCCCAAAGCCCTGGAAACAGGACAGCTGGGGACTGAGAGGTCCTGGAATCCAACAGGTACAGTAGCCATTGGTTGACTAAGTGAGTCTAGAAGACAAGCTGCAGCAGAGCTGGTCTCAGAGGAAACAATCCCTGAACTTCCCCTCAGAGGTTGGGGATCTTCTGCTCAGTTTATCCACAAGGACTTAGGATGCTTGGCATCAGAGACTCATGGGTGGGTAGGGTCATAGTGAGCTGGTCAAGAGAGTGGATGCTGGAACCAGAGCTTGGGCTGGATCCTAGTTCCATGCAGGAGTTAGGTTTGGAGCCTCTGCTGTCTGCTCATGATATGGTTGAGGGCTAAATGGGATGATATATGTCAAGAGATTAGCTCATTGTGAATTACGCTGAGTAAATGTCACTGTCTTGCTCAAAGTTAGCGGATCTGTACAGTTGCTGTGGAGAGAAGAGAGTTCAGTGGGGTTTAATCAAGATCAGTAATCTTTAACTGGGAGTGATTTCTACTCCTCCCCGAGGAGTCTCAAGATGTTTTTGATCATTGCAACTGGGGACAAGAAGGGTACAACTGACATCCAGTGGGTCAAGGCCAGGAATGCTGTTCAACATCCTACAGTAATATACAAGGCAgtccccaccacacacagacaTATGATCTTGCCTCAAATGTCAGTAGTACCCAGGTTTAGAACCCCTGGGCTCCACCCAGTAGGGAGGGGAACCAGGAAAGTGATCCTTGCAGAAGTGAAGGCAACATAAATCATGTGGAGCTGGAGTCTAGTGGCTTCAAGGCAGGAGTGAAAGCAGATGTAAAGGACCTAAGGCAGGATGCAAAACCAGGAAGATGGAAACTGAAGATGCCTGGGAATAAGAAGAGCAGTGGTAAGCCATGAAATAGTGAACTTGGACAAGATCCCCATTGGCGTTTTCATTAGGTTGCTCTGGCTGCAGTGTGTAGAATGGACTGCAGGGGGTGAGAGTCGCCATGGGGAGACCAGGGAAGGTGGACAATCCAGGTGAGATTAGACGGTGGCCTGGATTAGTGTACTCATTCTGAAGATGAATGATCTTTCTGTCCAAGAGGTGAAGACAATGCTGAAAATGCATGAATTAGGAACTGATGAGATGTGAGAGGTGAGGGAGGAGTTGAGAGCAATGCCTAGTCTTCGTCTTGGTGGTGCTGGCTGGGGTTGTGTCAGTTGTGTGCTCTAAGGAATTGTGCAGTGCTTGATTCCCACGACCAACCTCAGCAACCCTGGTGGAGGACACCTCTTTTGGACTTCGTGAGACTGGAGTGCCTGGGGCGGGTTCTGGAAGTGATGTCTGGGAAGCAACAAGATAGTCAAGTAGAAGACTGGAGAGGGTGGGTGCTAGAGCCAGAATTTCAGAGCCACTGAATGAAAGGTTCTTCAAGACACCTGCCGTCTAATATTTCACACCTCAGGTGTACCCTGAGCAAATGGTGGCATACCATGAGTGGACTGTAGGATAAACAGCATTCCTGAGTTCTGAGCTTGGGGGTCCAGAGATACAAAAACAGGCAGGTTGTCTCACAGAGAAACGCATGCACTCTTTCTCCTCAGCCTTAAGTAGAAGAGAAAAGTGAGTGGAAACTTTGGAGAGTCTATTATTTTCCACAGATATTTACTGCAGGGAGAGATTTCTACCTGTCCAAGCCCCTCGATACCAGGTTTGGCTGATGAATTGTGAGTGAGGAAGAGGCAACCCTTAGGAGCCGACATACAATTCACCTTTCCTGCTGCTGCAATAACTGGCAATATCGCAGACAAAGATTTATGGAACTGCCTGAGTCCTGGAGTGTTGTCATTATGCAGCCCAGCCATAGCAAACCTGTGATGGACATGTAGCTTAAGTGAGAAACAAGCTTTCATAGCTGCCAGCCACCAAGATTTGGGCTTGTACATTACTGCACCATGATTTAGCCTAAATTGATGGATATGAGGCAGTGGGCTGCCCAGCGGAGGCCAGGCTCAGGATAACACAAGCCTCAGCTAGGACATAGGGCCAGAATTTGTGGACATATTAAGACTGTCAATCTCAGTATTTAATTAATCTGTACATGCTGCCACCGCCCCACGAGGGGACTGATGTAAAAGATACCTGCCATTATAAGAgcagtgcttttttaaaatttccttttatagagctcCAAACTATTGTCTAATTAATTgtaccaggaaactgaggctttgggaGTTTCGGTCAGTGgctcacacagctaataaaggTCAGAGATATCATTCAAACAGGGTCTGTCTGACCAGCCCTTGTTCTCAACTGCTAAGAGATTTAATCTCTCAGAAATATACATAAGGTTCAGCCTTTTACATATTAATCCATCACatcttcacaacaactctatggagcaggtactattattatttttaattaatagatgAGTAAACTAAGGCACAGAAGGTTAAGTATCTTGGccaaatcacacagctaattaataagtggcagagctggatttAAACTCAGGCTGTCTGCCATCAGAGTTCTTGTCTTTAATcactttatattatttatttttatttaaaaaaatcaaatcttaGAAGTATTAACCCcatgtacagatgaggaaactgaggctcagcatgGTTAAGTGAGATGCATCTTCAAGGAAGTGACTTGTTTTGACCTCAGGAATCCACCCACTGTTGACACCCCTTTTTCTACCCTTAGAACTGCCTGGCCATGGGCAATCACACCCAAGTCTCTGAATTCATCCTTCTCGGCCTCTCTGAGCAACCACTGCACAGGCAGATGCTCTTTGGTTTATCCTTCAGCCTGTATCTAATTGGGTGCACGGGAAATCTGCTCACCATCCTAGCCATCGTCAGGGACCCTCACCTCCACAGCCCCATGTACTTCTTGCTCAGCAACTTGTCTCTTCTCGACATCTGCTTTACATCCACCACCATCCCCAAGATGCTGGTAAACCACCTGTGCGGGAACATCACCATCTCCTTCTCAGCTTGCCTGGCTCAGATGTATTTCTTCATCGCCTTTGGGGCAGCTGACAGCATCCTTCTCTCAGCCATGGCTTATGACCGCTACCTGGCCGTCTGCTGCCCACTGCACTACATGACAATCATGAGCATCCTTCGGTGTGCCTCGCTGGTGCTGATACCCTGGATCTCAGCCAACCTCGTCTCCATGGTCCACACTATCCTGATGACCCGCTTGTCCTTTTGCACCAATAGGATCCCACACTTCTTCTGTGACATTAATGCCTTGATCAAGCTCACTTGTTCAGATACTCAAGTCAATGAGATGCTGGTGTTGGTCCTTGGAGGCCCAGTGGTTCTGATCCCTTTTGTGTACATCATGGCCTCTTACACACCTATTGCTGTGGCTGTGTGGAAGTTGCCCTCTGCCCAGGGCAGGTGGAAAGCATTCTCCACCTGTGGCTCTCACCTTTGTGTTGTCTCTCTGTTCTATGGGACTATCATTGGAGTCTACTTCAACCCTGCGTCCACACACACCACTCAGAAGGACATGGCTGCCTCAGTGATGTACACCATGGTCACCCCCATGCTGAACCCCTTCATCTACAGCCTGCGGAACCGAGATCTGAAGGGTGCCCTCAGGAGACTTCTCAGTAGGAATCCCTTTGCTAAGCCTCTCTGAAGACTCTTTTTAGACCCAACTGATTTTGAAATAAACTAATGCTTCCCAAAGTTAGAACTCccagtggtttttcttttttcttttaaaaggagaaacaaaacttttattattcatgtaatttatttttattgaatatatttacatataacctTGAATAACTTTAAGGTGTAGAAAGCATTAATTCAATACATTTATACACTATAATATGATTTCCATTGTAGTGATATTTAGCACCTCTATCACATGACAtacttgttctttctttttactgGATGGGATAATTCAGTTTTAGTCTTTCAGCAAGTTGGAGGATTGTAGTACAATATTGTTGTCTATGTTAACTGTACTGTGCATTAGCTCTCCATGGCTTATTTACTACTCAatgcaagtttgtacccttaaacaacatCAATCTTTTCACCCCACTTCCCATTCCCTGGTAACTACCATTCTATATTTCACCAGTTTgacttttctagattccacatacaagtgatatcacatagtacttgcctttctctttctgacttatctcacttagcaaaATGTGCTCAAGTtgcatccatgttgatgcaaatgacAGGCTATCCACCTTTCCCATgacagcattttatatatatatatgtatatatgtatttatatacatatatatataaaatataaatatgtctGCAATTATagatatatatcacatctttttaATCTATTCATCCAGTGATGGGCACTTAGAtcatttctgtatcttggctattatgaataatgctgcaataaacatgggagtatatatatatattgaaattctgttttaatttcctttgagTATACACCcaaaagtggaactgctggattgtACTGATATATTTATaatcttctgaggaatctccatgttgttttccacagtgattggaccaatttacattcccatcaacagtgtgtaAGGGTCCCTTTcaccacatccttgccagtgTCTGTTACctcttgtcttcttgatgatggcagttctaacagatgtgaggtgttattaccttgtgattttgatttacatttccctaatgattagtgatgctgagcatcttcttatgtgcctgttggctattttGATGTTctctaaaaaaaatcaagtcttaGAAAAATGAGTTAAAACCCAACCTGAAATATTTGCACAATGCTTTTTGTAGATTAATATTTGAGAGTTTGGCAAACTTGTGTAAATGCCCAGCtggtaaatattttcaagtttgcAGGTCACGCTATCTCTGCCTCAGTTAtgcaactctgccattgtagcacAAAAACAGCCATAGATAATACGTCACACAggcatgactgtgttccaataaaactttattcataaGAACAGGCAGTGGACCCATATGCTCTAGTTTTCACCACTAAACCTATAATATAAAATCTTTAGAAGAAACCAAAACGAATGTTTCTGGTAGAAACAGTATTAAGGCACAAGAAAGAGAAGGCAAAGCAAAAAGACTGGTAGGCTAAATTAGTATTTAGAACCTCTAATAACATGCCTGCAAAGCAGTAAGaacaaaagaatctttaaaaaatgagcaatggCTTTAAATGGGCATATCAAAAAGGCAACCCATATGGCAAATGAACAGTAGAGATTTTCCAATCCCACtagtaattagggaaatgcaacttAAAGGACAGTGGGAAACCACTCGGCAACCTTATTGGCAAAATTAAGTTTCACACTGTCAAGTGCTCTTGAGGGCATAGGGAAACAGATTTCCTGACACACAAGTGCTGAGTGCCCAGCTAGTTGGGGGTTGAATTTGACAATTCTCGTTATAGTTAAGATTCACATTTCTTACAACCTGTTCATCTCACTACTCATTTTGTGTTTGAATCAGATAGTGCCTGTTTGTAGTAGAAAACATACAAGGTTATGTATTGTATTATTCCTAATAATGGAGAAAAATTGGATGCAAACTGAGATGTCTAACAGTTAAATGTaccctatatatatttataaatttgaatattaaattgaTTTTATAACAATGAGATGTTTCTTTGTGGTTAGAAACCTAGATGTGATTTTGCCCCAGAAGGGACATTTGGCTATGTCTCGAGACTTTGATGTCATGGCTGGTGCGGGGAGCCTACTGGCATCTAGTAGTTGAGATCTGGGATGCTGTTAGACATCTGGCAATGTTCAGACAGCCCCCACCACAAAGGAGGATCCCACCCTAAATGTCAACACCGCCAAGGTTGAGAACATTTAGTCTGTACAAACCAACATGAATATCACTCCAAAATGATGAGTGAAAAAGCCAAGTTGCAGAAAGGTACCTACAGGACAATCAGATCTGTGTTAAAACACaaagtatggaaaacagtttggtggttcaTCAAAAAATTGAagatagaattactatatgacccagcaatttcactcttaGGTGAATTGAAAGGATTGAAAGGAATTCAATCCAATCTttatacacaaat of Vicugna pacos chromosome 22, VicPac4, whole genome shotgun sequence contains these proteins:
- the LOC140688353 gene encoding olfactory receptor 1M1-like, with product MGNHTQVSEFILLGLSEQPLHRQMLFGLSFSLYLIGCTGNLLTILAIVRDPHLHSPMYFLLSNLSLLDICFTSTTIPKMLVNHLCGNITISFSACLAQMYFFIAFGAADSILLSAMAYDRYLAVCCPLHYMTIMSILRCASLVLIPWISANLVSMVHTILMTRLSFCTNRIPHFFCDINALIKLTCSDTQVNEMLVLVLGGPVVLIPFVYIMASYTPIAVAVWKLPSAQGRWKAFSTCGSHLCVVSLFYGTIIGVYFNPASTHTTQKDMAASVMYTMVTPMLNPFIYSLRNRDLKGALRRLLSRNPFAKPL